Proteins encoded together in one Streptomyces sp. TLI_171 window:
- a CDS encoding protein kinase family protein — protein MADGTKAIVDTSGTDGAATEAEPGTPEREAGSDRGRGATGSANGASPGSANGAANGTAKDAAKATAKSTTKDAAKDAAKATTRSTTKAGANGTGKGTAAKTPVTKSAAAKGGRPRPTPEAAPEAAAAPTGGPADAPGAAAPEAAPQAAAEAPQASSGASLPPEATAPLSAQEIDAELAAKGARPDRPSRTRGVRRPLPPMEPAEPAPATSTETLDADTGTLPAVLPAPQRHSGDKIGGRYRLEECISESETFTSWRAVDEKLRRAVGVHLLAAGHRRAKSVLTSARSAALLGDPRFVQVLDAVQEGELVYVIREWLPGARDLGELLASGPMEPFDAYQMVRQVTDAIAAAHERGQAHLRLTPKCVLRTDGGQYRINGIAVDAALRGLPTEDAELTDVRAIGALLYAALTHRWPYPEDRYDLQGLPKDLGCVPPDQVRAGVHKGLAELAARVLCDQPPHHKEPITSPAELAAAIAGMPKVRPPEQPAPPALRALPAARPRYASGAPTQVLPPVADPAPAQPPTGPRPAPRRRRGLRRVARWTASLVALSAVTVGSWQLVEYVNEQGKASSSRTEPAPTPSASGPAPTGQKLTLAGISPFNAYGDTKDEHGVEIPNATDGNPATAWTTQRYNDQFGAWRAGTGLLIDLGSARQVGSVEVQFLGDTKVELKAAPAGAGSAPSDDDSGFRALGPSIATGSGSKVTLKPSTPVTTRYLVLWLTGLPTADEGGFRGKVAEIQVHG, from the coding sequence GTGGCTGACGGCACCAAGGCGATCGTCGACACGTCCGGGACGGACGGGGCGGCGACCGAGGCCGAGCCCGGAACTCCGGAGCGCGAGGCCGGCTCCGACCGCGGCCGGGGCGCCACGGGTTCTGCGAACGGCGCATCGCCCGGCTCCGCGAACGGAGCGGCGAACGGCACGGCGAAGGACGCGGCGAAGGCCACGGCCAAGAGCACAACGAAGGACGCCGCGAAGGACGCGGCGAAGGCCACGACCAGGAGCACGACGAAGGCGGGCGCGAACGGCACGGGCAAGGGCACCGCCGCGAAGACCCCCGTCACCAAGTCCGCCGCGGCGAAGGGCGGCCGGCCGAGGCCGACCCCCGAAGCGGCTCCCGAGGCGGCTGCCGCGCCGACCGGCGGCCCCGCCGACGCTCCCGGCGCCGCCGCCCCGGAGGCGGCCCCGCAGGCCGCTGCAGAGGCCCCGCAGGCGTCCTCCGGGGCGAGCCTGCCCCCCGAAGCCACCGCCCCGCTCTCGGCCCAGGAGATCGACGCCGAACTCGCCGCCAAGGGCGCCCGCCCCGACCGCCCCTCGCGCACCCGCGGGGTGCGCCGTCCGCTGCCGCCGATGGAACCCGCCGAACCCGCCCCCGCCACCAGCACCGAGACCCTCGACGCCGACACCGGCACCCTGCCCGCCGTGCTGCCCGCCCCGCAGCGGCACAGCGGTGACAAGATCGGCGGCCGCTACCGGCTGGAGGAGTGCATCTCCGAGTCGGAGACCTTCACCAGCTGGCGCGCCGTCGACGAGAAGCTCCGCCGCGCCGTCGGCGTCCACCTGCTGGCGGCCGGCCACCGCCGCGCCAAGTCGGTGCTCACCTCCGCGCGCAGCGCCGCCCTGCTCGGCGACCCACGCTTCGTCCAGGTGCTGGACGCGGTCCAGGAGGGCGAGCTGGTCTACGTCATCCGCGAGTGGCTGCCCGGCGCCCGCGACCTCGGCGAGCTGCTGGCGAGCGGCCCGATGGAGCCCTTCGACGCCTACCAGATGGTCCGTCAGGTCACCGACGCGATCGCCGCAGCCCACGAGCGCGGCCAGGCGCACCTGCGGCTCACCCCCAAGTGCGTGCTGCGCACCGACGGCGGCCAGTACCGGATCAACGGCATCGCGGTCGACGCCGCGCTGCGCGGACTGCCCACCGAGGACGCCGAACTGACCGACGTCCGAGCGATCGGCGCACTGCTGTACGCGGCCCTCACCCACCGCTGGCCGTACCCCGAGGACCGGTACGACCTCCAGGGGCTGCCCAAGGACCTGGGCTGCGTACCGCCGGACCAGGTGCGGGCCGGCGTCCACAAGGGGCTCGCGGAGCTCGCCGCGCGCGTCCTGTGCGACCAGCCGCCGCACCACAAGGAGCCGATCACCAGCCCCGCCGAACTGGCCGCGGCGATCGCCGGGATGCCCAAGGTCCGGCCGCCCGAGCAGCCGGCCCCGCCGGCGCTGCGCGCGCTGCCCGCGGCCCGCCCGCGCTACGCCTCCGGCGCGCCCACCCAGGTGCTCCCGCCGGTGGCGGACCCCGCGCCCGCACAGCCGCCCACCGGCCCCAGGCCCGCCCCGCGCCGCCGCCGCGGCCTGCGCCGAGTGGCCCGGTGGACCGCCTCGCTGGTGGCGCTGTCCGCCGTCACGGTCGGCTCCTGGCAGCTGGTGGAGTACGTCAACGAGCAGGGGAAGGCGAGCAGCAGCCGCACCGAGCCCGCGCCCACCCCGTCGGCCTCCGGGCCCGCGCCCACCGGCCAGAAGCTCACCCTCGCCGGGATCAGCCCGTTCAACGCCTACGGCGACACCAAGGACGAGCACGGCGTCGAGATCCCGAACGCCACCGACGGGAACCCCGCCACCGCCTGGACCACCCAGCGCTACAACGACCAGTTCGGCGCCTGGCGGGCCGGCACCGGCCTGCTGATCGACCTCGGGTCGGCCCGTCAGGTCGGTTCGGTGGAGGTCCAGTTCCTCGGTGACACCAAGGTCGAGCTGAAGGCCGCCCCGGCCGGCGCCGGCAGCGCCCCGTCCGACGACGACAGCGGCTTCCGCGCCCTCGGCCCCTCGATCGCCACCGGCTCCGGCTCCAAGGTCACCCTGAAGCCGAGCACCCCGGTCACCACCCGGTACCTGGTGCTCTGGCTCACCGGCCTGCCCACCGCCGACGAAGGCGGCTTCCGCGGCAAGGTCGCCGAGATCCAGGTCCACGGCTGA
- the sigM gene encoding RNA polymerase sigma factor SigM: MAEEPTDAELLARHTAGDPDAFGLLVHRHRDRLWAVAVRTLGDREEAADALQDALVSAFRAAAGFQNRSAVTTWLHRIVVNACLDRARRRAVRRAESLDRDPAPLDSALGTSEGAESHAVRAETRREVAEALALLPAEQRAALVLVDLQGYPVAEAAEVLGVAVGTVKSRCARGRARLLPLLRHLGPAGVPRETPAPSDPGPASARSDVPRGTRAPAGSGPVPRPGDVPRGTGPSAPPGPRDGNPNRTAPVTPSDSAPALEGDATPR, translated from the coding sequence ATGGCCGAGGAGCCCACCGACGCCGAACTGCTCGCCCGTCACACGGCGGGCGACCCGGACGCTTTCGGGCTGCTGGTGCACCGGCACCGCGACCGCCTGTGGGCCGTCGCGGTGCGCACCCTCGGCGACCGCGAGGAGGCCGCCGACGCGCTCCAGGACGCCCTGGTCTCCGCGTTCCGCGCGGCCGCCGGGTTCCAGAACCGCTCCGCGGTCACCACCTGGCTGCACCGGATCGTGGTGAACGCCTGCCTCGACCGGGCCCGGCGCCGCGCCGTCCGCCGGGCCGAGTCGCTCGACCGGGACCCGGCCCCGCTGGACAGCGCGCTCGGCACCAGCGAGGGCGCCGAGAGCCACGCGGTGCGCGCCGAGACCCGCCGCGAGGTGGCCGAGGCGCTCGCCCTGCTGCCCGCCGAACAGCGCGCCGCACTGGTGCTGGTCGACCTGCAGGGCTACCCGGTCGCCGAGGCGGCCGAGGTGCTCGGCGTCGCGGTCGGCACCGTGAAGAGCCGCTGCGCCCGCGGCCGGGCCCGGCTGCTGCCGTTGCTGCGCCACCTCGGTCCGGCCGGTGTTCCACGTGAAACACCCGCCCCCTCCGACCCGGGACCGGCGTCCGCCCGAAGCGATGTTCCACGTGGAACGCGCGCCCCGGCCGGCTCCGGACCGGTCCCCCGCCCCGGCGATGTTCCACGTGGAACCGGGCCGAGCGCCCCGCCCGGGCCGCGGGACGGGAACCCGAACCGGACCGCCCCCGTCACACCCTCGGACTCCGCACCCGCCCTGGAAGGAGATGCGACCCCGCGATGA
- a CDS encoding zf-HC2 domain-containing protein — MTPHPPSDHPDLDALADLAEELLPPEQAEPLHRHLAGCPACAEDYAALRGLPELLAAAPAPPLPQEVADRLTAALAAESAARAEARPDVPPADRPQVAPGAPTGPSRSGAPAGSPGAATGPGRPARRRRRGALLLLAGGAAALVAAVGGVLLSLGDRHHADVTASSAQDARATHQALSGGTPAAGGTGGPHAQPNAGAAESSGTQSGSGSGDAGGPDFTADQLPAQIDRLLGSTGAPQLGPATAAAPVVPACLTAAAGHPGEAPLAAGTGRYAGRPVVALVYRPAGDGGPLEVYLATPDCPGSTILLHSTVAAP, encoded by the coding sequence ATGACGCCGCACCCGCCTTCCGACCACCCCGACCTGGACGCGCTCGCCGACCTCGCCGAGGAGCTGCTGCCGCCCGAGCAGGCCGAACCGCTGCACCGGCACCTGGCCGGCTGCCCCGCCTGCGCCGAGGACTACGCCGCGCTGCGCGGCCTGCCCGAGCTGCTGGCCGCCGCCCCCGCCCCGCCGCTGCCGCAGGAGGTCGCCGACCGCCTCACCGCAGCCCTCGCCGCCGAGTCCGCCGCCCGCGCCGAGGCCCGCCCCGACGTGCCGCCCGCCGACCGTCCGCAGGTCGCTCCGGGAGCGCCCACCGGCCCGTCCCGCAGCGGTGCACCGGCGGGCTCCCCCGGCGCAGCCACCGGCCCCGGACGTCCCGCCCGCCGTCGGCGGCGCGGCGCCCTCCTCCTGCTCGCCGGCGGGGCTGCCGCCCTCGTCGCGGCCGTCGGCGGCGTTCTGCTCAGCCTCGGGGACCGTCACCACGCCGACGTCACGGCCTCCTCCGCCCAGGACGCCAGGGCCACGCACCAGGCGCTCAGCGGCGGAACCCCCGCCGCGGGCGGCACCGGTGGCCCGCACGCCCAGCCGAACGCGGGTGCCGCCGAGTCCTCCGGCACGCAGAGCGGGTCCGGCAGCGGCGACGCCGGCGGGCCCGACTTCACGGCCGATCAACTCCCGGCGCAGATCGACCGGTTGCTGGGTTCCACGGGCGCCCCGCAGCTCGGCCCCGCCACCGCTGCCGCCCCGGTCGTTCCTGCCTGCCTGACGGCGGCCGCCGGGCACCCCGGCGAGGCCCCGCTGGCCGCCGGTACCGGCCGCTACGCGGGCCGGCCGGTGGTGGCGCTGGTCTACCGCCCGGCGGGCGACGGCGGCCCGCTGGAGGTCTACCTGGCCACCCCGGACTGCCCGGGTTCGACGATCCTGCTGCACAGCACCGTCGCGGCCCCCTGA
- the trxB gene encoding thioredoxin-disulfide reductase yields MSDVRNVIIIGSGPSGYTAALYTARASLQPLVFEGAVTAGGALMNTTEVENFPGFRDGIMGPELMDNMRAQAERFGAELVPDDIVAVDLTGEIKTVTDSEGKVHRARAVIVTTGSQHRKLDLPNEDKLSGRGVSWCATCDGFFFRDQDIAVVGGGDTALEEATFLSRFARSVTVVHRRNTLRASKAMQERAFADPKISFAWDSAVEEIHGDPKLTGLTLRDTNTGDLRELPVTGLFIAIGHDPRTELFKGQLDLDAEGYLKVEAPSTRTNVPGVFAAGDVVDHTYRQAITAAGTGCSAALDAERYLAALTDANEAETAAVAV; encoded by the coding sequence GTGAGCGACGTCCGTAACGTGATCATCATCGGTTCCGGCCCGTCCGGATACACCGCTGCGCTTTACACCGCGCGTGCTTCCCTCCAGCCGCTGGTGTTCGAGGGCGCGGTCACGGCCGGCGGCGCGCTGATGAACACCACCGAGGTGGAGAACTTCCCGGGCTTCCGCGACGGCATCATGGGCCCCGAGCTGATGGACAACATGCGCGCCCAGGCCGAGCGCTTCGGCGCCGAGCTGGTGCCGGACGACATCGTCGCGGTCGACCTGACCGGCGAGATCAAGACCGTCACCGACTCCGAGGGCAAGGTGCACCGCGCCCGCGCCGTGATCGTCACCACCGGCTCGCAGCACCGCAAGCTCGACCTCCCGAACGAGGACAAGCTCTCCGGCCGCGGCGTCTCCTGGTGCGCGACCTGCGACGGCTTCTTCTTCCGCGACCAGGACATCGCGGTGGTCGGCGGCGGCGACACCGCCCTGGAGGAGGCCACCTTCCTGTCCCGCTTCGCCCGCAGCGTGACGGTCGTGCACCGCCGCAACACCCTGCGCGCGTCCAAGGCGATGCAGGAGCGCGCCTTCGCCGACCCGAAGATCTCCTTCGCCTGGGACAGCGCGGTCGAGGAGATCCACGGCGACCCGAAGCTGACCGGCCTGACCCTGCGCGACACCAACACCGGGGACCTGCGCGAGCTGCCGGTCACCGGCCTGTTCATCGCGATCGGCCACGACCCGCGCACCGAGCTCTTCAAGGGCCAGCTCGACCTGGACGCCGAGGGCTACCTCAAGGTCGAGGCCCCCTCCACCCGCACCAACGTCCCGGGCGTGTTCGCCGCCGGCGACGTGGTCGACCACACCTACCGCCAGGCGATCACCGCGGCCGGCACCGGCTGCTCCGCCGCGCTGGACGCCGAGCGCTACCTCGCCGCGCTGACGGACGCCAACGAGGCCGAGACCGCCGCCGTCGCGGTCTGA
- the trxA gene encoding thioredoxin, with product MAGATKEVTDATFDAEVLKSDKPVLVDFWATWCGPCRQVAPVLEDIAAEHSDKLTIVKLDVDANQETAAAYNVISIPTLNVYKDGELVKTITGARPKAALLRELAEYL from the coding sequence GTGGCCGGCGCCACCAAGGAAGTTACCGACGCCACCTTCGATGCCGAGGTGCTCAAGAGCGACAAGCCCGTCCTGGTCGACTTCTGGGCCACCTGGTGCGGCCCGTGCCGCCAGGTCGCCCCGGTCCTCGAGGACATCGCGGCCGAGCACAGCGACAAGCTGACCATCGTGAAGCTCGACGTGGACGCCAACCAGGAGACCGCCGCGGCGTACAACGTGATCTCCATCCCGACGCTGAACGTCTACAAGGACGGCGAGCTGGTGAAGACCATCACCGGCGCCCGCCCGAAGGCCGCGCTGCTGCGCGAGCTGGCCGAGTACCTGTAG
- a CDS encoding GNAT family N-acetyltransferase, protein MGRRVVPLTLDNLADLPNTCRSCVFWELDPVSGRDAQEAGKGELEKEGWISAVLLEWGSCGRVAYVDDRPAGFVLYAPPAYVPRGQSFPTSPISPDAVQLMVSRVLPGFQGQGLGRVLVQSVAKDLIRRGSRAIEAFGAQGREIPSCVLPAEHLLAVGFKTVRPHHRFPRLRLEARTTLSWKGDMEGALERLLGGRRKEPVLRPF, encoded by the coding sequence GTGGGACGGAGGGTCGTTCCGCTGACGCTGGACAACCTCGCGGATCTGCCGAACACCTGCCGCTCCTGCGTCTTCTGGGAGCTCGACCCGGTCAGCGGGCGGGACGCCCAGGAGGCCGGCAAGGGGGAGTTGGAGAAGGAGGGCTGGATCTCCGCGGTGCTGCTGGAGTGGGGGTCCTGCGGGCGGGTCGCCTACGTGGACGACCGCCCGGCCGGGTTCGTGCTGTACGCACCGCCGGCCTACGTGCCGCGCGGGCAGTCCTTCCCGACCAGCCCGATCTCGCCGGACGCGGTGCAGCTGATGGTCTCCCGGGTGCTGCCGGGGTTTCAGGGGCAGGGCCTGGGAAGGGTGCTGGTGCAGTCGGTGGCCAAGGACCTGATCCGGCGGGGCTCCCGGGCGATCGAGGCGTTCGGCGCCCAGGGGCGGGAGATCCCGAGCTGCGTGCTGCCCGCCGAGCACCTGCTCGCGGTCGGCTTCAAGACCGTCCGTCCGCACCACCGGTTCCCGCGGCTGCGGCTGGAGGCGCGCACCACGCTCTCCTGGAAGGGCGACATGGAGGGCGCGTTGGAGCGGTTGCTCGGCGGCCGGCGCAAGGAACCGGTGCTGCGGCCGTTCTGA
- a CDS encoding ParB/RepB/Spo0J family partition protein codes for MSGMRRGLGKGLGALIPAAQPAAAAGGAAPAPVEAPPVAAAPAVPTDRGTVAAKAAAESLRELAGDQRRSVLESALAPVNGARFAELPLDSISPNPRQPREVFDEEKLAELVASIKEVGLLQPVVVRQTGPDRYELIMGERRWRASREAGLEAIPAIVRATEDDKLLLDALLENLHRAELNALEEAAAYDQLLRDFGCTHDQLADRVGKSRPHVSNTLRLMKLPVSVQLKVAAGTLSAGCAKAILMVPDAERQERLADRVVAEQLTVRATEEIAKLMSGEKPKAKKATPRAGRLNSPAFDELAGRLSDRFETRVKVEVAQQRDGRLGKGKVVLEFGSVEDLNRILDSLAPGEQGLRLS; via the coding sequence GTGAGTGGCATGCGCAGGGGTCTGGGCAAGGGTCTGGGGGCGCTGATCCCGGCGGCCCAGCCGGCTGCGGCCGCCGGCGGAGCGGCGCCCGCGCCGGTCGAGGCCCCGCCGGTCGCGGCGGCTCCCGCGGTGCCGACCGACCGTGGCACGGTGGCCGCCAAGGCCGCCGCCGAGAGCCTGCGGGAGCTGGCCGGTGACCAGCGGCGCAGCGTGCTGGAGTCGGCGCTGGCCCCGGTGAACGGCGCCCGGTTCGCCGAGCTGCCGCTGGACTCGATCAGCCCCAACCCGCGCCAGCCGCGCGAGGTGTTCGACGAGGAGAAGCTCGCCGAACTGGTCGCCTCCATCAAGGAGGTCGGCCTGCTGCAGCCCGTGGTGGTCCGTCAGACCGGCCCGGACCGCTACGAGCTGATCATGGGTGAGCGCCGTTGGCGGGCCTCCCGGGAGGCCGGGCTGGAGGCGATCCCGGCGATCGTCCGGGCCACCGAGGACGACAAGCTGCTGCTGGACGCGCTGCTGGAGAACCTGCACCGGGCCGAGCTGAACGCCCTGGAGGAGGCCGCCGCCTACGACCAGCTGCTGCGCGACTTCGGCTGCACGCACGACCAGTTGGCGGACCGGGTCGGCAAGTCCCGCCCGCACGTGTCCAACACCCTGCGGCTGATGAAGCTGCCGGTCTCGGTACAGCTGAAGGTGGCGGCGGGGACGCTCAGCGCCGGCTGTGCCAAGGCGATCCTGATGGTGCCGGACGCCGAGCGCCAGGAGCGCCTGGCCGACCGGGTGGTGGCCGAGCAGCTGACGGTGCGGGCCACCGAGGAGATCGCCAAGCTGATGTCCGGCGAGAAGCCGAAGGCGAAGAAGGCCACCCCGCGGGCCGGCCGGCTGAACTCCCCGGCGTTCGACGAACTGGCCGGGCGGCTCTCCGACCGCTTCGAGACCCGGGTCAAGGTGGAGGTCGCGCAGCAGCGTGACGGCCGGCTGGGCAAGGGCAAGGTGGTGCTGGAGTTCGGCTCGGTCGAGGACCTGAACCGGATCCTGGACAGCCTGGCACCGGGTGAGCAGGGACTGCGGCTGTCCTGA
- a CDS encoding ParA family protein produces the protein MQESEIVDQVDETPVARAAHAAVQVVARAGEGLPRPAATRVMVVANQKGGVGKTTTTVNLAASLAMHGLRVLVIDLDPQGNASTALGIDHHAEVPSIYDVLVEGKPLADVVQPVVDVEGLFCCPATIDLAGAEIELVSLVARESRLQRAIAAYEQPLDYVLIDCPPSLGLLTVNALVAGQEVLIPIQCEYYALEGLGQLLRNVELVRAHLNPALHVSTILLTMYDARTRLASQVAEEVRTHFENEVLATAIPRSVRISEAPSYGQTVLTYDPNSSGALSYLEAAREVALRAVVKVGEGRHRAGAAAVVPPRNGEESSAPTAQHSSMEGNR, from the coding sequence ATGCAGGAGTCGGAGATCGTCGATCAGGTGGATGAGACCCCCGTCGCACGTGCCGCGCACGCCGCCGTCCAGGTCGTCGCGCGTGCCGGGGAGGGGCTTCCCCGACCCGCCGCGACCCGGGTGATGGTGGTCGCCAACCAGAAGGGCGGGGTGGGGAAGACCACCACCACCGTCAACCTGGCCGCCTCGCTCGCCATGCACGGCCTGCGGGTGCTGGTCATCGACCTCGACCCGCAGGGCAATGCCTCGACCGCGCTGGGCATCGACCACCACGCCGAGGTGCCGTCGATCTACGACGTGCTGGTCGAGGGCAAGCCGCTGGCCGACGTGGTGCAGCCGGTGGTCGACGTGGAGGGCCTGTTCTGCTGCCCCGCCACCATCGACCTGGCCGGCGCCGAGATCGAGCTGGTCTCGCTGGTCGCCCGGGAGAGCCGCCTGCAGCGCGCCATCGCGGCCTACGAGCAGCCGCTGGACTACGTGCTGATCGACTGCCCGCCCTCGCTCGGCCTGCTGACCGTCAACGCCCTGGTGGCCGGCCAGGAGGTGCTGATCCCGATCCAGTGCGAGTACTACGCGCTGGAGGGCCTCGGTCAGCTGCTGCGCAACGTGGAGCTGGTGCGGGCGCACCTGAACCCGGCGCTGCACGTGTCGACCATCCTGCTCACCATGTACGACGCCCGGACCAGGCTGGCCTCGCAGGTCGCCGAGGAGGTGCGGACCCACTTCGAGAACGAGGTGCTGGCCACCGCCATCCCGCGTTCGGTGCGCATCTCGGAGGCCCCCAGCTACGGGCAGACCGTGCTGACCTACGATCCCAATTCCAGCGGTGCGCTCTCCTACCTGGAGGCGGCGCGCGAGGTGGCGCTGCGGGCGGTCGTCAAGGTCGGCGAGGGGCGGCACCGGGCGGGTGCGGCGGCGGTCGTGCCGCCGCGCAACGGCGAGGAGTCGTCCGCGCCGACGGCACAGCACAGTTCGATGGAGGGCAACCGGTGA
- the rsmG gene encoding 16S rRNA (guanine(527)-N(7))-methyltransferase RsmG → MDRDGTASEASLEGPTEAPEAAGRIFGDRLPLAVRYTELLATAGVQRGLIGPREVPRLWDRHVLNCAVLAELLPAEVSLCDVGSGAGLPGIPVALARPDVSVTLLEPLLRRTTFLEEVVRELGLDNVTVLRGRAEETVGKLAVDVVTARAVAPLDRLAGWGMPLLRPYGQMLALKGDTAEQELTESRAALTRLGAVKWSVIGVGEGVLETPTRVVRVEAGESPGGVRAATRRAKAARAGRGGKGGEGAGRRAGGRGRR, encoded by the coding sequence ATGGACAGGGACGGCACGGCGTCCGAGGCGTCGCTGGAGGGGCCGACGGAGGCTCCGGAGGCAGCGGGACGGATCTTCGGCGATCGACTGCCGCTGGCCGTGCGGTACACCGAGCTGCTGGCGACCGCCGGGGTGCAGCGCGGGCTGATCGGCCCGCGCGAGGTGCCCCGGCTGTGGGACCGGCACGTGCTCAACTGCGCGGTGCTGGCCGAGCTGCTGCCCGCCGAGGTCTCGCTGTGCGACGTCGGCTCGGGGGCCGGGCTGCCCGGCATCCCGGTGGCGTTGGCCCGGCCGGACGTCTCGGTGACGCTGCTGGAGCCGCTGCTGCGCCGGACCACCTTCCTGGAGGAGGTGGTCCGCGAGCTCGGCCTGGACAACGTCACCGTGCTGCGCGGCCGGGCCGAGGAGACGGTCGGCAAGCTGGCGGTGGACGTGGTGACGGCCCGCGCGGTGGCGCCGCTGGACCGGCTGGCGGGCTGGGGCATGCCGTTGCTGCGGCCGTACGGGCAGATGCTGGCGCTGAAGGGCGACACCGCCGAGCAGGAGCTGACCGAGTCGCGGGCGGCGCTGACCCGGCTGGGCGCGGTGAAGTGGTCGGTGATCGGGGTCGGCGAGGGCGTGCTGGAGACACCGACCCGGGTGGTCCGGGTGGAGGCGGGGGAGAGCCCCGGCGGGGTGCGGGCCGCCACCCGGCGGGCCAAGGCGGCCCGGGCCGGGCGCGGTGGCAAGGGCGGCGAGGGCGCGGGCCGGCGGGCCGGCGGTCGCGGGCGGCGCTGA
- a CDS encoding R3H domain-containing nucleic acid-binding protein translates to MTDGTTSAVDTAPAGESVLSRLEHEGDIAADYLEGLLDIADLDGDIDMDVEGDRALVSIVSEGDDRTLQRLVGQDGEVLEALQELTRLAVHRETGERSRLMLDVAGFRARKRAELAELGAEAAEQVKSSGEQVKLRPMTPFERKVVHDAVAAAGLRSESEGEEPQRCVVVLPA, encoded by the coding sequence GTGACCGATGGCACCACCTCCGCCGTCGACACCGCGCCGGCCGGTGAGAGCGTCCTCTCGCGTCTGGAGCACGAGGGTGACATCGCCGCCGACTACCTGGAGGGTCTGCTGGACATCGCCGACCTGGACGGCGACATCGACATGGACGTCGAGGGGGACCGGGCGCTGGTCTCCATCGTCAGCGAGGGCGACGACCGGACGCTGCAGCGGCTGGTGGGGCAGGACGGCGAGGTGCTGGAGGCGCTCCAGGAGCTGACCCGGCTGGCCGTCCACCGGGAGACCGGGGAGCGCAGCCGCCTGATGCTGGACGTTGCGGGCTTCCGGGCGCGCAAGCGGGCCGAGTTGGCGGAACTGGGCGCGGAGGCGGCCGAGCAGGTCAAGAGCTCCGGCGAGCAGGTCAAGCTGCGGCCGATGACCCCGTTCGAGCGCAAGGTGGTGCACGACGCGGTGGCCGCAGCGGGGCTGCGCAGCGAGTCGGAGGGCGAGGAGCCCCAGCGCTGCGTGGTCGTGCTGCCGGCTTGA
- the yidC gene encoding membrane protein insertase YidC, whose protein sequence is MTFGFLSPLYTAVSWIIVQFHSLFSHVFDPDGGLAWGLSIVMMVVVIRICLIPLFVKQIKSTRAMQAIQPKMKAIQERYKNDKQRQSEEMMKLYKEAGTNPFSSCLPILVQAPFFTALYGVLASIANDKTIGVIDRPLLESAKQAHIFGAPLSAKFVGADSIHIQIVCAVMIVLMSLSQFITQRQLMTKNMDLTVKTPFMQQQKMLMYVFPVMFAVMGINFPVGVLVYWLTTNVWSMGQQLIVIRNNPTPGSQAWNERQARLKKQGRINPDGSIKKVGLLASITGSKGSAAAEAQAAVEDSVQVRRQQPRKQSKAQRQATATHQAHATEHGEAPDAASQDVAEAEPAGAGQSGAKPGGAKPAARPGQRQQPRRGGQAGQRPKKK, encoded by the coding sequence GTGACCTTCGGTTTTCTGAGTCCCCTCTACACAGCGGTGTCCTGGATCATCGTCCAGTTCCACTCGCTGTTCAGCCACGTCTTCGATCCGGACGGCGGCCTGGCGTGGGGCCTGTCCATCGTGATGATGGTGGTGGTCATCCGGATCTGCCTGATCCCGCTCTTCGTGAAGCAGATCAAGTCGACCCGGGCCATGCAGGCGATCCAGCCGAAGATGAAGGCCATCCAGGAGCGCTACAAGAACGACAAGCAGCGCCAGTCCGAAGAGATGATGAAGCTGTACAAGGAGGCGGGCACCAACCCGTTCTCCTCGTGCCTTCCGATCCTCGTGCAGGCGCCGTTCTTCACCGCTCTCTACGGTGTGCTGGCCTCGATCGCCAACGACAAGACCATCGGCGTGATCGACCGGCCGCTGCTGGAGAGCGCCAAGCAGGCGCACATCTTCGGCGCCCCGCTGTCGGCGAAGTTCGTGGGTGCCGACAGCATCCACATCCAGATCGTCTGCGCGGTCATGATCGTGCTGATGTCGCTGTCGCAGTTCATCACGCAGCGCCAGCTGATGACCAAGAACATGGACCTGACGGTCAAGACGCCGTTCATGCAGCAGCAGAAGATGCTGATGTACGTCTTCCCGGTCATGTTCGCCGTGATGGGCATCAACTTCCCGGTCGGTGTGCTGGTCTACTGGCTCACCACCAACGTCTGGTCGATGGGCCAGCAGCTGATCGTCATCCGCAACAACCCGACGCCCGGCAGCCAGGCCTGGAACGAGCGCCAGGCCCGGCTGAAGAAGCAGGGCCGGATCAACCCGGACGGTTCGATCAAGAAGGTCGGCCTGCTGGCGTCCATCACCGGCTCCAAGGGCAGCGCCGCGGCGGAGGCCCAGGCGGCCGTCGAGGACAGCGTGCAGGTGCGCCGGCAGCAGCCGCGCAAGCAGTCCAAGGCGCAGCGGCAGGCCACGGCGACCCACCAGGCGCACGCCACGGAGCACGGCGAAGCGCCGGACGCGGCCTCCCAGGACGTGGCCGAGGCCGAGCCGGCCGGGGCCGGGCAGTCCGGTGCGAAGCCGGGCGGGGCGAAGCCGGCGGCCAGGCCGGGCCAGCGCCAGCAGCCCCGGCGCGGCGGCCAGGCCGGTCAGCGGCCGAAGAAGAAGTAG